One part of the Microlunatus elymi genome encodes these proteins:
- a CDS encoding aminoglycoside 6-adenylyltransferase gives MIEPTAALAPLPQTYHRLFERVLQLAEPDQRIRGLWLSGSLARGEADAGSDLDLLLAIADDDFDDFVANWRDWVAQLGEPLLALQIPRSKLIFTVLTDRLCRLDAVVEPVSKLPESPHRRRIPVIDRDDLDRLVPLPAPGPGPNPDKITMIIEEFWRQQAIFPAMVDGRGDLLCALTGVQNAAQMLYDVFVESNQPLPPMGVKQFSRRLTEDQRRVLEELPAVGPDRELLIIADAAVRRAMADAGRDAAERVGARYPERLADAVTGQLGDDF, from the coding sequence ATGATCGAGCCGACCGCGGCGCTGGCGCCCCTGCCGCAGACCTACCACCGACTCTTCGAACGCGTGCTCCAGCTCGCCGAGCCCGACCAGCGGATCCGCGGACTCTGGCTGTCCGGCTCGTTGGCGCGCGGCGAGGCGGACGCCGGTTCTGATCTTGATCTGCTGCTGGCGATCGCCGACGACGACTTCGACGATTTCGTCGCCAACTGGCGGGACTGGGTTGCGCAGCTTGGAGAACCGCTGCTGGCCCTGCAGATCCCGAGGTCGAAGTTGATCTTCACCGTGCTGACCGATCGGCTCTGCCGGTTGGATGCAGTGGTCGAGCCGGTCAGTAAGCTGCCGGAATCGCCACATCGGCGGCGGATCCCGGTGATCGATCGTGATGATCTTGACCGGCTGGTTCCGCTGCCGGCTCCCGGACCGGGACCGAACCCGGACAAGATCACCATGATCATCGAGGAGTTCTGGCGGCAGCAGGCGATCTTCCCGGCGATGGTCGACGGCCGGGGAGACCTGCTCTGCGCACTGACCGGCGTGCAGAACGCCGCCCAGATGCTGTACGACGTGTTCGTCGAGTCCAACCAACCGCTGCCGCCGATGGGCGTGAAGCAGTTCAGCCGCCGGCTGACCGAAGATCAACGCCGGGTGCTGGAGGAGTTGCCCGCGGTCGGCCCGGATCGGGAGTTGTTGATCATCGCCGACGCCGCCGTACGCCGGGCGATGGCCGATGCCGGACGGGACGCCGCCGAACGGGTCGGCGCCCGCTATCCCGAGCGGTTGGCCGACGCCGTCACCGGGCAGCTCGGCGACGATTTCTGA
- the cysN gene encoding sulfate adenylyltransferase subunit CysN produces the protein MTDLIEREADLLRFATAGSVDDGKSTLIGRLLLDSKAIFEDQLEAVEATSQSRGYDYTDLALLTDGLRSEREQGITIDVAYRYFATPRRKFIIADTPGHVQYTRNMVTGASTADLGLVLVDARQGLTEQSRRHAVLLSLLRVPHLVLAVNKMDLVDFDQKLFEKIDAEFTTFASRLNIPDLQVIPISALKGDNVVTRSQQMPWYDGPSLMHHLEHLHIASDRDLRDVRFPVQYVIRPKSDDYHDYRGYAGQVAGGVLKPGDEVMVLPSGMTSTIAGIDVFDQEVPEAFAPMSVVVRLTDDVDVSRGDMICRTKNMPEQTQDLDAMVCWMTTQPLRPRQKLAIKHTTRTARTVVKNVQYRLDVNTLHRDQDASELGLNEIGRVQLRVTQPLLVDSYERNRTTGSFILIDEATGVTVGAGMVNS, from the coding sequence ATGACTGACCTGATCGAGCGGGAGGCAGACTTGCTGCGTTTCGCCACCGCCGGTTCGGTGGACGACGGCAAATCCACCCTGATCGGCCGGCTGCTGCTGGATTCCAAGGCGATCTTCGAGGATCAGTTGGAGGCCGTCGAGGCGACCAGCCAGTCTCGCGGTTACGACTACACCGACCTGGCGTTGCTCACCGACGGGCTGCGGTCGGAGCGGGAGCAGGGCATCACCATCGATGTCGCCTACCGCTACTTCGCCACCCCGCGGCGGAAGTTCATCATCGCCGACACCCCCGGCCACGTGCAGTACACCCGGAACATGGTCACCGGCGCCTCGACCGCCGACCTCGGGCTGGTGCTGGTCGACGCCCGCCAGGGTCTGACCGAGCAGTCCCGGCGGCATGCGGTGCTGTTGTCGCTGCTGCGGGTGCCGCACCTGGTGCTAGCGGTGAACAAGATGGACCTGGTCGACTTCGACCAGAAGCTGTTCGAGAAGATCGACGCCGAGTTCACCACGTTCGCCTCCCGGCTGAACATCCCCGACCTGCAGGTGATCCCGATCTCCGCCCTGAAGGGCGACAACGTGGTCACCCGATCGCAGCAGATGCCGTGGTACGACGGCCCGTCGCTGATGCATCACCTGGAGCATCTGCACATCGCCTCCGACCGGGATCTGCGCGACGTCCGCTTCCCGGTGCAGTACGTGATCCGGCCGAAGTCCGACGACTACCACGACTACCGCGGCTACGCCGGTCAGGTGGCCGGCGGCGTACTCAAACCGGGCGACGAGGTGATGGTGCTGCCCAGCGGCATGACCTCGACCATTGCCGGGATCGACGTGTTCGATCAGGAAGTGCCCGAGGCGTTCGCGCCGATGTCGGTGGTGGTCCGGCTCACCGACGACGTCGACGTGTCCCGTGGCGACATGATCTGCCGGACCAAGAACATGCCCGAGCAGACCCAGGACCTGGATGCGATGGTCTGCTGGATGACCACCCAACCGCTGCGTCCACGGCAGAAGCTGGCCATCAAGCACACCACCCGGACCGCCCGGACCGTGGTGAAGAACGTCCAGTACCGCCTCGACGTGAACACCCTGCATCGTGATCAAGATGCCAGCGAGCTCGGGCTGAACGAGATCGGCCGGGTCCAGTTGCGCGTCACCCAGCCGCTGCTGGTCGACTCCTACGAACGCAACCGCACCACCGGCTCCTTCATCCTGATCGACGAAGCCACCGGCGTCACCGTCGGCGCGGGAATGGTGAACTCGTAG
- the cysD gene encoding sulfate adenylyltransferase subunit CysD, with translation MSTHADYRLSQLDELEAESIHIFREAAAEFEKPVLMFSGGKDSITMMRLAEKAFFPARIPFPVLQVDTGFDFPEVLATRDNWVERLGVRLIVASVDEAIKNGIVIDDGKTSRNRLQIGTLLNAIEVEGFTAAFGGGRRDEEKARAKERIYSHRDEFGQWDPKNQRPELWALYNGRLHEGEHMRVFPLSNWTELDIWHYIAREQIEIPSIYFAHRRKVIPRDGMLLSASEAVQPKAGESVEERLVRFRTVGDMTLTGCVESDADSYEKIIAEIAVARVTERGATRGDDRFSEAAMEDRKKEGYF, from the coding sequence GTGAGGCCGCGGCCGAGTTCGAGAAGCCGGTGCTGATGTTCTCCGGCGGCAAGGACTCGATCACGATGATGCGGTTGGCCGAGAAGGCGTTCTTCCCGGCCCGGATCCCGTTCCCGGTGCTCCAGGTGGACACCGGCTTCGACTTTCCCGAGGTGCTCGCCACCCGCGACAACTGGGTCGAGCGTCTCGGCGTACGGCTGATCGTCGCGTCGGTGGACGAGGCGATCAAGAACGGGATCGTGATCGACGACGGCAAGACCAGCCGCAACCGGTTGCAGATCGGCACCCTGCTCAACGCCATCGAGGTCGAAGGCTTCACCGCCGCCTTCGGGGGCGGCCGCCGGGACGAGGAGAAGGCCCGGGCCAAGGAGCGGATCTACTCCCACCGGGACGAATTCGGCCAGTGGGATCCGAAGAATCAGCGGCCGGAACTGTGGGCGCTCTACAACGGGCGGCTGCACGAGGGCGAGCACATGCGGGTGTTCCCGCTGTCCAACTGGACCGAGCTGGACATCTGGCACTACATCGCCCGGGAGCAGATCGAGATCCCGTCCATCTACTTCGCCCATCGGCGCAAGGTCATCCCCCGCGACGGGATGCTGCTGTCGGCCTCCGAGGCTGTGCAGCCGAAGGCCGGCGAGAGCGTGGAGGAGCGGCTGGTCCGATTCCGCACCGTCGGCGACATGACGCTGACCGGTTGCGTGGAGTCCGACGCCGACAGCTACGAGAAGATCATCGCCGAGATTGCGGTGGCCCGGGTGACCGAGCGTGGTGCCACCCGCGGCGACGACCGGTTCTCCGAGGCAGCGATGGAGGACCGGAAGAAGGAAGGCTACTTCTGA